A genomic segment from Pseudomonas sessilinigenes encodes:
- a CDS encoding response regulator, with the protein MTEPEDPSRERLKHHFAQRVIHQARQILEIWQRLQRSEWSSTDMSELCEANLRLLRFAERFEQPEHTQLARSISQSLEAVDANRGRLSSHLITDLNRLMQRLSRTGLRHGDQLEQTFLPPLRKPIYVMLQDHDRAERLAKQLEFFGLSAQSLDSIGAFRSSMVERLPAAIVIDVDFCGPGMGLTLAAEAQVGLEQKLPLLFFSLHETDTPTRLAAVRAGGQEFLTGTLEASSLLEKIEVLTCVAQYEPYKVLIIDDSRAQALHTERLLNSAGIVTRTLIEPIQAMAELADFQPDLIILDMYMPACTGTELAKVIRHNDRYVSVPIIYLSAEDDLDKQLDAMSEGGDDFLTKPIKPRHLITTVRNRAARARNLKARMVRDSLTGLYNHTHILQLLEDCCFRARRENKPLSFAMLDIDHFKRVNDSHGHPMGDRVIKSLALFLKQRLRKTDFIGRYGGEEFAIVMPDTDQDAACKVLDEIRQRFAEIHYPAQPQDLWCTFSAGVVEMEEGSDSLLMASQADEALYRAKHSGRNRVQSARQSSQSATFSSESTDSVITL; encoded by the coding sequence ATGACCGAGCCAGAAGACCCCAGCCGTGAGCGCCTCAAGCACCACTTTGCCCAGCGGGTAATTCATCAGGCACGTCAGATCCTTGAGATATGGCAGCGGCTGCAGCGCAGCGAGTGGTCATCCACCGATATGTCGGAGCTTTGCGAGGCCAACCTGCGCCTGCTGCGTTTCGCCGAGCGCTTCGAACAGCCCGAACACACGCAACTGGCCCGTAGCATCAGCCAATCGCTGGAAGCCGTGGACGCCAATCGCGGGCGCCTGAGCAGCCACCTGATCACCGACCTCAATCGCTTGATGCAGCGCCTGTCGCGCACCGGGCTACGCCATGGCGACCAACTGGAACAGACCTTCCTGCCGCCGCTGCGCAAGCCGATCTACGTGATGCTGCAGGATCACGACCGGGCCGAGCGCCTGGCCAAGCAGCTGGAATTCTTTGGCCTCAGCGCCCAATCCCTGGACAGCATCGGCGCCTTTCGCTCGTCCATGGTGGAGCGCTTGCCGGCGGCCATCGTCATCGACGTGGACTTCTGCGGTCCCGGCATGGGCCTGACCCTGGCCGCCGAGGCCCAGGTCGGCCTGGAGCAGAAGTTGCCGCTGTTGTTCTTCAGCCTGCACGAAACCGATACCCCGACCCGCCTGGCCGCGGTGCGCGCCGGTGGCCAGGAGTTCCTCACCGGCACCCTGGAAGCCTCCAGCCTGCTGGAGAAGATCGAGGTGCTGACCTGCGTGGCCCAGTACGAACCCTATAAAGTGCTGATCATCGATGACTCCCGGGCCCAGGCGCTGCACACCGAGCGCCTGCTCAACAGCGCCGGGATCGTCACCCGCACCCTGATCGAACCGATCCAGGCCATGGCCGAACTGGCGGACTTCCAGCCGGACCTGATCATCCTCGACATGTACATGCCGGCCTGTACCGGCACCGAGCTGGCCAAGGTGATCCGCCACAATGACCGCTACGTCAGCGTGCCGATCATCTACCTGTCCGCCGAGGACGACCTGGACAAGCAACTGGACGCCATGAGCGAAGGCGGTGACGACTTCCTCACCAAGCCCATCAAGCCGCGCCACCTGATCACCACGGTACGCAACCGCGCTGCCAGGGCCCGCAATCTCAAGGCGAGGATGGTCCGTGACAGCCTGACCGGGTTGTACAACCACACCCATATCCTGCAACTACTGGAGGACTGCTGCTTCCGCGCCCGTCGCGAAAACAAGCCGCTGAGCTTCGCCATGCTGGACATCGACCACTTCAAGCGGGTCAACGACAGCCATGGCCACCCCATGGGCGACCGGGTCATCAAGAGCCTTGCGCTGTTCCTCAAGCAGCGCCTGCGCAAGACCGACTTCATCGGCCGCTACGGCGGCGAGGAGTTCGCCATCGTCATGCCCGACACCGACCAGGACGCGGCATGCAAGGTACTGGACGAAATCCGCCAACGCTTCGCCGAGATCCACTACCCGGCCCAGCCCCAGGACCTGTGGTGCACCTTCAGCGCCGGGGTCGTCGAGATGGAAGAGGGCTCCGATAGCCTGTTGATGGCCAGCCAGGCAGACGAGGCCCTGTACCGTGCCAAGCACAGCGGGCGCAACCGGGTGCAGAGCGCCCGGCAGTCAAGTCAAAGTGCCACCTTTTCATCCGAATCCACCGATTCGGTCATAACCTTGTAA
- the accC gene encoding acetyl-CoA carboxylase biotin carboxylase subunit — MKPAKLEKVLIANRGEIALRILRACKEMGIKTVAVYSKADKELMHLGLADESVCIGPAQAAQSYLHIPAIIAAAEVTGATAIHPGYGFLAENADFAEQVENSGFAFIGPKAETIRLMGDKVSAKHAMIAAGVPTVPGSDGPLPEDEETALRIGREVGYPVIIKAAGGGGGRGMRVVHKEEDLIASAKLTRSEAGAAFGNPMVYLEKFLTNPRHVEVQVLSDGQGNAIHLGDRDCSLQRRHQKVLEEAPAPGIDETARQEVFARCVKACIDIGYRGAGTFEFLYENGRFYFIEMNTRVQVEHPVSEMVTGVDIVKEMLSIAAGNKLSISQDDVVIRGHALECRINAEDPKTFMPSPGTVKHFHAPGGNGVRVDSHLYSGYAVPPNYDSLIGKLITYGATRDEAMARMRNALDEIVVDGIKTNIPLHRDLTRDEGFCKGGVNIHYLEHKLAEQH, encoded by the coding sequence ATGAAGCCTGCGAAGTTGGAAAAAGTCCTGATCGCCAACCGCGGCGAAATCGCCCTGCGGATCCTGCGTGCCTGCAAGGAAATGGGGATCAAGACCGTAGCCGTCTACTCCAAGGCCGACAAGGAGCTGATGCACCTGGGCCTGGCTGACGAATCGGTGTGCATCGGCCCGGCGCAAGCTGCGCAGTCCTACCTGCACATCCCGGCCATCATCGCGGCCGCTGAAGTCACTGGCGCCACGGCGATCCACCCTGGCTACGGCTTCCTGGCGGAAAACGCCGACTTCGCCGAACAGGTGGAGAACTCCGGCTTCGCCTTCATTGGCCCGAAAGCCGAGACGATCCGCCTGATGGGCGACAAGGTGTCCGCCAAGCACGCCATGATCGCTGCCGGCGTACCGACAGTCCCAGGTTCCGACGGCCCACTGCCCGAAGACGAAGAGACCGCGCTGCGCATCGGCCGTGAAGTCGGCTACCCGGTGATCATCAAGGCCGCCGGCGGCGGTGGTGGTCGCGGCATGCGCGTGGTGCACAAGGAAGAAGACCTGATCGCCTCGGCGAAGCTGACCCGCTCCGAAGCTGGCGCGGCGTTCGGTAACCCGATGGTCTACCTGGAGAAGTTCCTGACCAACCCACGTCACGTGGAAGTCCAGGTCCTGTCCGACGGCCAGGGCAACGCCATCCACCTGGGCGATCGCGACTGCTCGCTGCAGCGCCGTCACCAGAAGGTCCTCGAAGAGGCCCCGGCTCCAGGCATCGACGAGACCGCCCGCCAGGAAGTCTTCGCCCGCTGCGTCAAGGCGTGCATCGACATTGGCTACCGCGGTGCCGGCACCTTCGAGTTCCTCTACGAGAACGGTCGTTTCTACTTCATCGAGATGAACACTCGCGTACAGGTCGAGCACCCGGTATCGGAAATGGTCACCGGTGTCGACATCGTCAAGGAGATGCTCAGCATTGCCGCTGGCAACAAGCTGTCCATCAGCCAGGACGACGTAGTCATCCGCGGTCACGCACTGGAATGCCGGATCAACGCAGAAGACCCGAAAACCTTCATGCCGAGCCCAGGCACGGTCAAGCATTTCCATGCTCCAGGCGGCAACGGCGTACGCGTCGATTCGCACCTGTACAGCGGTTATGCGGTTCCACCGAACTACGATTCGTTGATCGGCAAGCTGATCACCTACGGGGCAACCCGTGACGAAGCCATGGCGCGCATGCGCAATGCGCTGGACGAAATCGTCGTCGACGGAATCAAGACCAACATCCCGCTGCACCGCGACCTGACCCGCGACGAAGGCTTCTGCAAAGGGGGAGTGAACATTCACTACCTGGAGCACAAGCTGGCCGAGCAACACTGA
- the accB gene encoding acetyl-CoA carboxylase biotin carboxyl carrier protein — MDIRKVKKLIELLEESGIDELEIKEGEESVRISRHSKTPAQQYYAPAPVAAAPVAAPAAAPAAAAAPAAAAAPALNGTVARSPMVGTFYRKSSPTSPAFVEVGQSVKKGDTLCIVEAMKMMNHIEAETSGVIESILVEDGQPVEYDQPLFTIV; from the coding sequence ATGGATATCCGTAAAGTCAAGAAACTGATCGAACTGCTGGAAGAGTCCGGCATCGACGAGCTGGAGATCAAGGAAGGCGAAGAGTCCGTACGCATCAGCCGTCACAGCAAGACTCCAGCCCAGCAATACTACGCACCGGCTCCTGTGGCCGCTGCTCCAGTGGCTGCCCCGGCCGCCGCTCCTGCTGCCGCTGCCGCACCTGCCGCTGCCGCCGCACCTGCCCTGAACGGCACCGTGGCCCGCTCGCCGATGGTCGGTACCTTCTACCGCAAGTCTTCGCCAACCTCGCCTGCTTTCGTTGAAGTCGGCCAGAGCGTGAAGAAAGGCGACACCCTGTGCATCGTCGAAGCGATGAAGATGATGAACCACATCGAAGCTGAAACCAGCGGTGTGATCGAATCCATTCTTGTCGAAGACGGCCAGCCGGTTGAGTACGACCAACCGCTGTTCACCATCGTTTGA
- a CDS encoding DUF2333 family protein, with protein MLDWKNRADSAPERAAQPKSATRSYFGSLLFSRALATLLGLYLLVTGALGWYWSQEPALFPVQQNAQLAAEKDGRQMVVGYTTVETLKTVVSTLLDKPGGYISNDRFPPGIWLDNMPSWEYGVLVQVRDLTRALRKDFARSQSQSAEDADLAKAEPRFNFDNKSWILPSSESEYLEGINSLSRYQARLSDPNQKTAQFYARADNLNNWLGDVGTRLGSLSQRLSASVGRVKLNTALKTEVPAPGQVPQVGEEIEETPWMQIDNVFYEARGQAWALSHLLRAIEVDFADVLAKKNATVSVRQIIRELEASQETVWSPMILNGNGFGILANHSLVMANYISRANAAVIDLRQLLNQG; from the coding sequence ATGCTGGATTGGAAGAACCGCGCAGACAGCGCGCCGGAACGTGCAGCCCAACCCAAGTCGGCGACGCGCAGTTATTTCGGTAGCCTGCTGTTCAGTCGTGCCCTGGCTACCTTGCTGGGCCTGTACCTGCTGGTCACCGGGGCCCTGGGCTGGTATTGGAGCCAGGAGCCCGCGCTGTTCCCCGTCCAGCAGAACGCCCAGCTCGCCGCCGAGAAGGACGGCCGGCAGATGGTGGTGGGCTACACCACCGTGGAAACCCTCAAGACCGTGGTCAGCACCCTGCTCGACAAGCCGGGCGGCTATATCTCCAACGACCGTTTTCCGCCGGGCATCTGGCTGGACAACATGCCCAGCTGGGAATACGGGGTCTTGGTCCAGGTTCGCGACCTGACCCGCGCCTTGCGCAAGGATTTCGCCCGGTCCCAGTCGCAGTCCGCCGAGGACGCCGACCTGGCCAAGGCCGAACCGCGTTTCAACTTCGACAACAAGAGCTGGATCCTGCCCTCCAGCGAGTCGGAATACCTGGAAGGCATCAACTCCCTGAGCCGCTACCAGGCCCGGTTGTCGGACCCCAACCAGAAGACCGCGCAGTTCTATGCCCGTGCCGACAACCTGAACAACTGGCTGGGTGACGTGGGTACGCGCCTGGGCTCGCTGTCCCAGCGGCTGTCGGCCAGCGTCGGGCGGGTCAAGCTCAATACCGCGCTGAAGACCGAAGTCCCGGCTCCGGGCCAGGTTCCGCAGGTGGGCGAGGAAATCGAAGAAACCCCATGGATGCAGATCGACAACGTGTTCTACGAGGCGCGTGGCCAGGCCTGGGCGTTGTCGCACCTGCTGCGGGCGATCGAGGTGGACTTCGCCGATGTGCTGGCGAAGAAGAACGCCACGGTCAGCGTGCGCCAGATCATTCGCGAGCTGGAGGCGTCCCAGGAGACCGTCTGGAGCCCGATGATCCTCAACGGTAACGGCTTCGGTATCCTGGCCAACCACTCGCTGGTCATGGCCAACTATATTTCCCGAGCCAACGCAGCGGTCATCGACTTGCGCCAACTGCTCAACCAGGGCTGA
- a CDS encoding NUDIX hydrolase codes for MVATTNEAAHRAASDAEQIAWVDGEDQLLGAMARSELRERGLIGRGTYIMLFNSAGELCVHRRTLSKAIYPGYWDVAAGGMVLATESYAESAARELEEELGVSGVELAAHDHFFFEDTDNRLWCSAFSAVWDGPLRLQPEEVLEARFIPLDQVLREIHEKPYCPDSLAALQRYLARRR; via the coding sequence ATGGTCGCAACCACCAATGAGGCGGCGCACCGCGCCGCCTCCGATGCCGAACAGATCGCCTGGGTCGATGGCGAGGACCAACTGCTGGGCGCCATGGCCCGCTCGGAGCTGCGCGAGCGTGGCCTGATCGGTCGTGGTACCTACATCATGCTGTTCAATTCCGCTGGTGAGTTGTGCGTGCACCGGCGCACCTTGAGCAAGGCCATCTATCCAGGATATTGGGATGTCGCGGCTGGCGGCATGGTCCTGGCCACTGAGAGCTACGCCGAGTCGGCGGCCCGTGAGCTGGAAGAGGAGCTGGGGGTGAGTGGGGTCGAGCTGGCCGCCCACGACCACTTCTTTTTCGAGGACACGGACAACCGCCTGTGGTGCTCGGCCTTCTCCGCGGTATGGGACGGACCGCTGCGCCTGCAGCCGGAAGAGGTGCTGGAAGCGCGCTTCATTCCCCTGGACCAGGTGCTACGGGAAATCCACGAGAAGCCCTATTGCCCGGACTCCCTGGCCGCCTTGCAGCGCTATCTGGCACGACGTCGTTAA
- the speA gene encoding arginine decarboxylase yields MSVRRTRKDDGSQWTVADSRSVYGIRHWGAGYFAINDAGRVEVRPNGPSSLPIDLFEQVQELRKSGLSLPLLVRFPDILQDRVRQLTGAFDANIARLEYQSKYTALYPIKVNQQEAVIENIIATQNVSIGLEAGSKPELLAVLALAPKGGTIVCNGYKDREFIRLALMGQKLGHNVFIVIEKESEVGLVIEEAASLKVKPQVGLRVRLSSLASSKWADTGGEKSKFGLSAAQLLSVVERFRDAGLDQGIRLLHFHMGSQIANLADYQHGFKEAIRYYGELRNLGLPVDHIDVGGGLGVDYDGTHSRNASSINYDMDDYAGVVVGMLKEFCDAQSLPHPHIFSESGRSLTAHHAMLVVQVTDVEKHNDDVPAIENKDELPETVQWLVDLLGPTDIEMVTETYWRATHYMSDVAAQYADGKLTLAEKALAEQCYFAVCRRLHNSLKARQRSHRQVLDELNDKLADKYICNFSVFQSLPDTWAIGQVLPILPLHRLDEEPLRRAVLQDLTCDSDGKIKQYVDEQSIETSLPVHSVNEGEDYLLGIFLVGAYQEILGDMHNLFGDTDSVNIYQRANGSVYHAGIETHDTIEDMLRYVHLSPEELMTHYRDKVASARISAAERTQFLDALRLGLTRSSYLSS; encoded by the coding sequence ATGTCCGTACGACGCACACGTAAAGACGATGGCAGCCAATGGACAGTTGCGGACAGCCGCAGTGTTTATGGGATTCGCCATTGGGGGGCCGGATATTTCGCGATCAATGACGCCGGTCGCGTCGAAGTTCGCCCGAATGGTCCGAGCAGTTTGCCGATCGATCTGTTCGAACAGGTCCAGGAGTTGCGCAAGAGCGGCTTGTCCCTGCCTTTGCTGGTGCGTTTCCCGGATATCCTCCAGGATCGCGTGCGCCAGCTGACCGGTGCCTTCGATGCCAACATCGCGCGCCTGGAATACCAGAGCAAATACACTGCCCTGTACCCGATCAAGGTCAACCAGCAGGAAGCGGTGATCGAGAACATCATCGCCACCCAGAATGTCTCGATCGGCCTGGAAGCCGGCTCCAAGCCCGAGTTGCTGGCGGTCCTGGCCCTGGCACCGAAGGGCGGCACCATCGTTTGCAACGGCTACAAGGACCGTGAGTTCATCCGTCTCGCGCTGATGGGCCAGAAGCTGGGCCACAACGTATTCATCGTCATCGAGAAAGAGTCCGAAGTGGGCCTGGTGATCGAAGAAGCGGCGTCGCTCAAGGTCAAGCCTCAAGTCGGTCTGCGGGTGCGCCTGTCGTCCCTGGCTTCGAGCAAGTGGGCCGACACCGGTGGCGAGAAATCCAAGTTCGGCTTGTCGGCAGCGCAGTTGCTGTCGGTGGTGGAACGCTTCCGTGATGCCGGGCTGGACCAGGGCATTCGCCTGCTGCACTTCCACATGGGGTCGCAGATCGCCAACCTGGCCGACTACCAGCACGGCTTCAAGGAAGCCATCCGCTACTACGGCGAGTTGCGCAACCTCGGCCTGCCGGTCGACCACATCGACGTCGGCGGCGGCCTGGGCGTGGACTACGACGGTACTCACTCGCGCAATGCCAGCTCGATCAACTACGACATGGACGACTACGCCGGCGTGGTGGTGGGCATGCTCAAGGAGTTCTGCGACGCGCAGAGCCTGCCGCATCCGCACATCTTCTCCGAGAGTGGCCGCTCGCTGACCGCCCATCACGCCATGCTGGTGGTGCAGGTGACCGACGTCGAGAAGCACAACGACGACGTGCCGGCCATCGAGAACAAGGACGAGTTGCCGGAAACCGTACAGTGGCTGGTGGACCTGCTGGGCCCGACCGACATCGAGATGGTCACCGAGACTTACTGGCGCGCCACCCACTACATGAGCGACGTGGCCGCGCAGTACGCCGACGGCAAGCTGACCCTGGCCGAGAAAGCCCTGGCCGAGCAGTGCTACTTCGCCGTGTGCCGGCGCCTGCACAATTCGCTCAAGGCCCGCCAGCGCTCCCACCGCCAGGTGCTGGACGAACTCAACGACAAGCTCGCCGACAAGTACATCTGCAACTTCTCGGTGTTCCAGAGCCTGCCGGACACCTGGGCCATCGGCCAGGTGCTGCCGATCCTGCCGCTGCATCGCCTGGACGAAGAGCCGCTGCGTCGCGCGGTACTGCAAGACCTGACCTGTGACTCCGACGGCAAGATCAAGCAGTACGTCGACGAGCAGAGCATCGAGACCAGCTTGCCGGTGCACTCGGTCAACGAGGGCGAGGACTACCTGCTGGGTATCTTCCTGGTGGGCGCCTACCAGGAAATCCTCGGCGACATGCACAACCTGTTCGGCGATACCGACTCGGTGAACATCTACCAGCGGGCCAATGGCAGCGTGTACCACGCCGGCATCGAGACCCACGACACCATCGAGGACATGCTGCGCTACGTGCACCTGTCGCCCGAAGAGCTGATGACCCACTACCGCGACAAGGTGGCCAGCGCCCGGATCAGTGCTGCCGAGCGCACCCAGTTCCTGGACGCCCTGCGCCTGGGCCTGACCCGCTCGTCCTACCTGTCGTCCTGA
- a CDS encoding translation initiation factor Sui1: protein MAKKAASFAALGGLVFSTDAGRHCPDCSQPVAACICKQTVIPAGDGIARVRRESKGRGGKTVTTITGVPLAEDALKELATTLKKRCGTGGALKDGVIEIQGDHVELLLAELVKHGFKAKKSGG from the coding sequence GTGGCCAAAAAAGCCGCATCCTTCGCCGCCCTTGGTGGCCTGGTGTTTTCCACCGACGCAGGTCGACATTGCCCGGACTGTAGCCAGCCGGTGGCCGCCTGTATCTGCAAACAAACCGTGATTCCGGCCGGTGATGGCATCGCCCGTGTGCGTCGCGAGAGCAAAGGTCGTGGCGGCAAGACGGTGACCACCATCACCGGCGTGCCCCTGGCCGAAGACGCCCTCAAGGAACTGGCCACGACGTTGAAGAAACGTTGCGGTACCGGTGGCGCCTTGAAGGATGGCGTCATCGAGATCCAGGGCGACCATGTCGAGCTACTCTTGGCGGAACTGGTCAAGCACGGTTTCAAGGCGAAGAAGTCCGGCGGCTAG
- the aroQ gene encoding type II 3-dehydroquinate dehydratase: MATLLVLHGPNLNLLGTREPGVYGATTLAQINQDLEQRARAAGHHLQYLQSNAEYELIERIHAARDEGVDFILINPAAFTHTSVALRDALLAVSIPFIEVHLSNVHKREPFRHHSYFSDVAVGVICGLGASGYRLALEAALEQLERQATA, encoded by the coding sequence ATGGCCACCCTACTGGTTCTCCACGGCCCCAACCTGAATCTGCTCGGCACCCGCGAACCGGGGGTCTATGGCGCAACCACCCTGGCCCAGATCAACCAGGACCTGGAGCAGCGGGCCCGTGCCGCCGGGCATCACCTGCAGTACTTGCAGAGCAATGCCGAGTACGAATTGATCGAGCGTATCCACGCCGCGCGAGACGAGGGCGTGGACTTCATCCTGATCAATCCAGCAGCTTTTACACATACAAGCGTCGCATTACGTGACGCGTTGCTGGCGGTGAGCATCCCATTCATCGAAGTGCATTTGTCCAACGTGCACAAACGCGAACCTTTCCGCCATCACTCCTACTTTTCAGATGTCGCTGTAGGAGTGATCTGCGGCCTTGGCGCCAGCGGTTACCGACTGGCCCTGGAGGCCGCCCTGGAACAGCTTGAAAGACAGGCAACAGCTTGA
- a CDS encoding methyl-accepting chemotaxis protein has product MRLKLLTNLNTLLLVAVCLALGATLWWSQRALERPYLLMERYLGLSQQFQNQAARNIEDYLASGDALRLSSATQAIEALQGALPELPPQLAHSLRPSLASLDEFSKTDLLAAGKLAGDPQALLLQAERELGASLEQLSQYASGAKTGEANAYLPLLLAASQHLGKLSLARDKLVSSGRSELAADVERELHNIRAQAEQIEALPLLGVAASNESSTDDFAAMMGLENTQKSAAEDAGIGLKRELNSLLNRYPAELARTREQIQKRADLSAATLLKITAVRQAIAELEPEVRAQHGQIQGEVRLMQGLMIGLILLIALVIDTLQRKLARVLTNLAPALSTWAQGDFSQPIQLGKTNRELHAIEESLNRLRAYLVDLVGTIRQNAEQVAGSSRALADLSSGLHSGAERQAGDTAQIRDALGELEATIQQVAGDASQAADASRSAGLAVQQGQTVIGLSLTGLHALVGEVQGNAQMIEHLAQESATIGGVLTVIRSIAEQTNLLALNAAIEAARAGEMGRGFAVVAEEVRSLAQRTAGATAEIQTLIAGLQSAAQQSVQGMRAQVEHAEATASQAQAADGALDEIVGAIQTIADTAVRIADVTAQQSGAVSEIRDHSERIHQLGGDNLLRIGEGRAQGENLLDLGGQLHTAVQAFRV; this is encoded by the coding sequence ATGCGCCTGAAGCTGCTGACCAATCTCAATACGCTATTGCTTGTCGCCGTCTGCCTGGCCCTGGGCGCGACGCTCTGGTGGTCGCAACGTGCCCTGGAGCGCCCTTACCTCTTGATGGAGCGCTACCTGGGCCTGTCCCAACAGTTCCAGAACCAGGCCGCACGCAACATCGAGGATTACCTGGCCAGCGGCGACGCCCTGCGCCTGAGCAGCGCCACCCAAGCCATCGAAGCCCTGCAAGGTGCCCTGCCCGAGCTGCCCCCTCAACTGGCACACAGCCTGCGCCCGAGCCTGGCCAGCCTCGACGAGTTCAGCAAGACCGACCTGCTGGCCGCCGGCAAGCTGGCGGGCGATCCCCAGGCCCTGTTGTTGCAGGCCGAACGCGAGCTGGGCGCCAGTCTCGAACAACTGAGCCAATACGCGAGCGGTGCCAAGACCGGCGAGGCCAATGCCTACCTGCCCCTGCTGCTGGCCGCTTCGCAGCACCTGGGCAAACTCTCGTTGGCCCGGGACAAGCTGGTCAGCAGCGGGCGCAGCGAACTGGCGGCCGATGTCGAGCGCGAGTTGCACAACATCCGCGCCCAGGCCGAACAGATCGAGGCCCTGCCGCTGTTGGGCGTGGCAGCCAGCAACGAATCCAGCACCGATGATTTCGCCGCCATGATGGGCCTGGAAAACACCCAGAAAAGCGCTGCTGAAGACGCCGGCATCGGCCTCAAGCGCGAGCTCAACAGCCTGCTCAATCGCTACCCAGCCGAACTGGCGCGAACCCGCGAACAGATCCAGAAGCGCGCCGACCTGAGTGCGGCCACCCTGCTGAAGATCACGGCCGTGCGCCAGGCGATTGCCGAGCTGGAACCTGAGGTGCGCGCCCAGCATGGACAGATCCAGGGCGAGGTGCGCCTGATGCAAGGCCTGATGATCGGCCTGATCCTGCTGATCGCCCTGGTGATCGACACTTTGCAGCGCAAGCTGGCACGGGTCCTGACCAATCTCGCCCCTGCCCTGTCGACCTGGGCCCAGGGTGATTTCAGCCAACCGATCCAGCTGGGCAAGACAAACCGTGAGCTGCACGCCATCGAAGAATCCCTCAACCGCCTGCGGGCCTACCTGGTGGACCTGGTAGGCACCATTCGCCAGAACGCCGAACAGGTAGCCGGCAGCAGCCGGGCCCTGGCCGACCTGAGCAGCGGCCTGCACAGCGGGGCCGAGCGCCAGGCGGGCGATACCGCACAGATCCGCGACGCCCTTGGCGAGCTGGAAGCGACGATCCAGCAAGTAGCGGGCGATGCCAGCCAGGCCGCCGATGCCAGCCGCAGCGCCGGGCTGGCCGTCCAGCAGGGCCAGACAGTCATCGGCCTGAGCCTCACGGGCTTGCATGCACTGGTCGGGGAAGTCCAGGGCAATGCACAGATGATCGAGCACCTGGCCCAGGAATCGGCCACCATCGGCGGCGTGCTGACGGTGATCCGCTCGATTGCCGAACAGACCAATCTGCTGGCCCTGAACGCCGCCATCGAAGCGGCCCGGGCCGGTGAAATGGGCCGGGGGTTTGCCGTGGTCGCCGAGGAAGTACGCTCCCTGGCCCAGCGTACCGCCGGCGCCACGGCAGAGATCCAGACCCTGATCGCCGGCCTACAGAGCGCTGCCCAACAATCGGTACAAGGCATGCGGGCGCAGGTCGAGCATGCCGAAGCCACCGCCAGCCAGGCCCAGGCTGCCGACGGCGCCCTGGATGAAATCGTCGGGGCGATCCAGACCATCGCCGACACCGCGGTGCGGATCGCCGACGTCACGGCCCAGCAAAGTGGCGCCGTCAGCGAGATCCGCGACCACAGTGAGCGTATCCATCAGTTGGGAGGCGACAATCTGCTGCGCATTGGCGAAGGCCGGGCCCAGGGCGAGAACCTGCTGGACCTGGGCGGACAACTGCATACCGCGGTCCAGGCCTTCCGCGTCTGA